TTTTGATGAAGTGAATGACTTcttgcttgttcacttatgcaattaatgttccttaaataaaactcaagtgaAATTATTAGTATATcacattcataaaacttaatcatttatttcataagatttgttgtcattaaaacatatataaaaaaggtTTTTACCTCAACAACCACCACttactaaaattgatttataagaCGATTCTCATGCTACTTCTATATTCTTGGATCCAACATTAAATATTGATCAATAAGATAATTGATGAGGTCGTCTATGAAACAACAAGCACGATCGATCTTGTATTTGTAACTGTCGATTTCATCTCCCAAAATGCAAATAAACATAAGGAATACGCCATAGATCCCTTCAAGAGAGTTGTGTTGATACTAGATCGAAAAATACATTCCAAGATCgatcttttattaaatataatttcattttatgtttttcCAATTGAAATCTCAAACAATGGCTTCCCTTTTTTATCTTAACTCTTATATTTCTAATATATAATCATCACCTTAGTTGCGATTTTGCATTCCACTTTCGTTGTCACTATTACAAAGATAACATCCACCACTTTTCTATGTCATCTTTGATCTACATATTTTCTTCATGATTTAGTCTATTGTTTGTCATCTATGGAagatatcaaaaataaaaaataagtttttgccACTACTACCACTTACTAAAATAGATTCAACAGACGATTCTCAagctacttttttatttttggatccaacattaaataattgacgAGGTTGTCTCTGAAACAAAAAACATGATCGATCTTGTATTTTTGACCACTGATTTCATCTCCCAAAATGCAAATAAACGCAATGAACACGTCATAAATCCCTTAGAGTCGTGTCGGTACTAGGTCGACAAATGCATTCCAAGACAttcatttttactttaaattttacCACGCCAACTTCAGCATTGCCTTTGATCCCACAACAATAAGATAATTGCCAAAATATATACTCCTTTAGAAATCAAGAACTGCATCAAACACTCTACTTCAATTATTTGTATTGATTTCATCTTCCTCCCAGTAAATTTAGTGTGCCTTTCATGCTCCGAGTTTGAGAAGTTATTTTCAATAACAACTATGTTGTCATAGGAGATGATAAAAAAACACCGATCTAGTCCGAAAAATATATCTACAACGCTGGCTCTATGTTTTAGATCTAGAGACAATCAACATCGTTTGTAATTGAGCGTGTTCTCTAGCAACAACTTCAAATGCAACTCTTTCGACATCATTTGTTTCTTTACTGCCACTTTAGTTGTTTGCAATCTTATATCATAATTTTTGTTGTAGTCCAATTGTATTTTAGATTACATTTTTCTAAATGTTTGAACAATTGTAACCAAACTCATAATgataaatttttcatttctaaGTTTGTAAAGACcgttaaaaatatcaatagttgattaaaattaattaaaattagttacagtagtttaataattataatcaaagttagttaaaaaaatagttaaaaatttattattcactaaccaatataaataaaaatatcattgtaTTTTTGCCATTCTTGCCGCGttgaattttttcaaataataccAGCCCAAATCTGTCAAAATTATACGGTGGCGTGCTtctagattatatatatatatatatatttcacttTAGAAGAGTTGATTCCCCCGCTTGATTATTCGAGTTGTACTTGTACATATCAAttcaatattgattaaaaaaagaagTTCAACATTGACGTAACTATGCAAAATgcaatattttatcattattgatttaaatccttaaataaatgatataaacTATTGATgattaaatcaattataatgattacaatattaataattaatttcgCTAGTTTATTAATTTCTCACTTTACATAGTGGAATTCTATTTTTTCAAACTATAATAACAACCTAAACCTCCATAATTACTCAACACCATGTCAAATTTTCACAATTTCCCTCTTCTACTAACTCTATTCTTTCTCCTATTACCAAATCCAACAATATCCAAAAATGGATGCACCGATAAATGCGGAAGCGTTCACATTCAATTTCCATTTAATCTCAAAAACAACAACACAAACCAAACCAATGCTCACGGATTCGATTTATCATGTACAAATGAACACGAAACCGTGTTAGAATTTCCCACAATTCCACTCAAACTTTTCATCAAACGCATAGACTACATATCTCAAAGGTTCCAAATCTACGACCCAAAAAACTGTCTTTCAAGTCAActattaaagttaaaaaatttatcagtTTCGCCGTTTCGATTTCACTTCCACGAGTATAACATACAGCGCAACGTTTCGTTCTTTCGTTGCGATTCGAATAATGGGTGTTCGATTTTGCAACGTGATTTTGGCGGTGATTTTATTGATCCTGAATTGGTTTCATGTAGAAAAGTTAGTGATGTTATGTCGGTGGGTTGGGTGGTTGAGGAATGGGATGAAGATGATTTGACAGAGAGTTTGATTATGGAATGGTCTAAACCGAATTGTAGTTTTTGTGAAGTTCAAGGGCAAAAATGTAAATGGAAAGATGGTGGTGGTAGTAGAGGTGGTGaagttgaatgttttgtttGTCCTTCAAGTGGGATTGCAAGATCTACTGTTCTTCTAATTACTGCTGGTATGTTACattctttcttttctcttttgttgGCTGTTTATTAGAAATGTTATTTGGATTTCAATTTCATAAGTGAGGTTGTATTTTAGAGTTAGATAGTTATTTGGAAGTTAATTAGAACATTAATTGAATTTATTCAACTAACTCATTTATTAGTGGCGGTTAATAAGCGGTTCATCGTAGACCAATATTTAAATGATATCCGAAAATCTAACGGTTAACACTCAATGAAATTTAAGCTAACCGTTCTACTGATTTTTAGGACTAAACTCAATTGATATCATTTcgataaaattaagaaaaaatatgtgTCCATCAAAACTCAACTTGTCGTAACGAAATCAATAAGGTCACCGTCTCAGCTGAAAAGACGAGGATATCCGTTAATTTATATTTCTGAAGAGTGTCGTTGATCGTTATTAAAGTTTAAGGTGACTTTTAAGTACTGGTTCACAGTAGAATTTGTATTAATTTGTTagcaaaattaatatattggtATTTTATCATAACTTCTCATTTCATATTAGTTTTCTTAGccattaatatatatagtttgaATTTAATTAGTATGCAATGtaatgtaaaatagttttacatagATAATTAAagagatattttaaaaactaatatataatagAGTGACATAGTAGTGAAATATGACCAGATTCatgtgtaatatttttttcacccaCAATGcatatgaattaaattataataaaaaatagtttcagTCGTTGGCCTTTTTTAgtctttaactttttaaattctaattgtTACATATGATCCAACAATTTGGCtagaaattaatgttttataacATATAAGTTGCATCAAATCTAATTTTAGAACAAATGAGTgtatattgaaagaaaaaaaatgataaaggaCTAACTAGAAAATTAGGATAATTAATTTTTGCGTTTGTTAAAAAGTTTGAAATAATTTGTTTTGCATGTGACATCATTTTCATGAACAGGGGTCATAGTTGGTTCAATACTTTTGCTACTATTGGTAAATGGATTGCTTCGCCTTTATCGCTATTTTAAGATGAAAGGAGATGACTTAGATAGGATAGAGAAATTCTTGGAAGATTATAGGGCAATGAAACCTACAAGATTCACTTATGCTGATATTAAGAGAATAACAAATGGTTTCAAGGAGAGTTTAGGAGAAGGAGCTCATGGAACAGTGTTCAAAGGCATGCTGTCCCAAGAAATTCTTGTAGCTGTGAAGGTACTCAATGAAACACAAGGAGATGGAAAAGATTTCATCAATGAAGTTGGAACGATGGGAAAAATTCATCATGTTAATGTTGTTCGCTTGCTCGGATTCTGCGCTGATGGATTCCACCGTGCTCTTGTCTATGATTTCTTTCCAAATGGGTCATTGCAAAATTTCTTGGCTCCATTGGAGAATAAAGATGTTTTTCTCGGTTGGGAGAAGTTGCAACAAATTGCGCTTGGTGTTGCGAGAGGGATTGAGTATCTCCATATTGGTTGTGATCATAGAATTCTTCATTTTGATATCAATCCACACAATGTGTTAATAGATGATAacttgagtcctaagattactGATTTTGGACTTGCTAAATTGTGTCCGAAAAATCAAAGCACAGTGTCTATGACAACAGCTAGAGGAACCTTAGGCTACATTGCGCCTGAAGTTTTCTCAAGAAACTTTGGAAATGTATCTTATAAGTCTGACATTTACAGTTATGGAATGTTGTTGCTCGAGATGGTTGGAGGAAGAAAGAATACTAATATGTCATCCGAGGAAACATTCCAAGTTTTGTACCCCGAATGGATCCATAATCTTATCGAAGATAAAGATGTACATGTTAATATTAATGTTGAAGATGAGGGAGACATTAGAATTGCAAAGAAACTTGCACTTGTAGGACTTTGGTGTATTCAATGGAATCCGGTGGATCGTCCATCCATGAAAACTGTGGTACAAATGCTTGAAGGAGAAGGAGAAAAGTTAATGGCACCCCCTACTCCTTTTGACTCTATTGGTTCTACTAGATCAAATGCAATTATTCCAACTAGACATTTAAATTTTGAGTTAGAAGTTATTCATGAAGTAGAGTAAATGAGTTTACTTTCAGATTCATCAAATGTAATTTATactttattatacttttttattctaatttactttataataattttaaaatgaattcgTTACCACTCACTTGcaatgagttttttttcttcctttgttTCACTGATGTGGCCTTCATAATTCAAGTGGCTGGTTATGTtataacatcaatttttttataaacaatttgcTGCAgcatttgttatttttgttacaTCAGTTACTTGCCAtaactgatttaacaaaattttgTTATGATTGCTATTAGTTCAAAACTTGTATTGAGCTGCCTAATATTTGCATATGGTTCTCAATGTGAGCAGAACTTAGGAGTGAGGCAAGTTCATGTAACTGTTCAATTTTCTTCTGTTTTCCTTGCATTATGTGTATCTACTGTTTTCTCTTTTGTTTTACTAGTTGCAAACTATATCactaatatgtttaatattgcTTCTAGCATAATATGTATCAATATTAAGTATAGAATTTGAAAAATAGTGTGCATTTTGTATGCCTGTAGTGTATTCGAAAAATTACATtcaaaatcataatatttttgtctacaaaatgaaaaagtatGCATGTGTTAGTCTACTTATTCCATTTGATTATTACCATATTTCAAAAAGTAATCTGAATATAGCACCACGATATAAATTACACTTTGCACCACAAAAAGACACGAGAAACAAATAATGAAGGAAGAATAACGAGTTGCAGAATTGCAACAAAGCCTCATTTCTTTGCCATAGTTTACAATTACAACCAGAAAAATTTTCACACTTGAATAATTGCACAAAATTAGTCTGTAATCTTTATATATACAATGACCAACGATTTGGAATTAAATGTGTTTGTCAAGATCAATTGTCCAATGAATAATTAGTTGTGGCTTGGCTAGTACTACTGGAATCACTCCATGATGTATGGTCAGAGTTGATATCATCATGATTTCTATAAGTTTCATTTGGATAAAAA
The genomic region above belongs to Cicer arietinum cultivar CDC Frontier isolate Library 1 chromosome 4, Cicar.CDCFrontier_v2.0, whole genome shotgun sequence and contains:
- the LOC101509405 gene encoding rust resistance kinase Lr10-like → MSNFHNFPLLLTLFFLLLPNPTISKNGCTDKCGSVHIQFPFNLKNNNTNQTNAHGFDLSCTNEHETVLEFPTIPLKLFIKRIDYISQRFQIYDPKNCLSSQLLKLKNLSVSPFRFHFHEYNIQRNVSFFRCDSNNGCSILQRDFGGDFIDPELVSCRKVSDVMSVGWVVEEWDEDDLTESLIMEWSKPNCSFCEVQGQKCKWKDGGGSRGGEVECFVCPSSGIARSTVLLITAGVIVGSILLLLLVNGLLRLYRYFKMKGDDLDRIEKFLEDYRAMKPTRFTYADIKRITNGFKESLGEGAHGTVFKGMLSQEILVAVKVLNETQGDGKDFINEVGTMGKIHHVNVVRLLGFCADGFHRALVYDFFPNGSLQNFLAPLENKDVFLGWEKLQQIALGVARGIEYLHIGCDHRILHFDINPHNVLIDDNLSPKITDFGLAKLCPKNQSTVSMTTARGTLGYIAPEVFSRNFGNVSYKSDIYSYGMLLLEMVGGRKNTNMSSEETFQVLYPEWIHNLIEDKDVHVNINVEDEGDIRIAKKLALVGLWCIQWNPVDRPSMKTVVQMLEGEGEKLMAPPTPFDSIGSTRSNAIIPTRHLNFELEVIHEVE